The Victivallis sp. Marseille-Q1083 genome has a window encoding:
- a CDS encoding DUF445 family protein: MASLPGRIASRWRHLYRIAANPALPPKRRFFAGSEFFCLPFSLLALALLPVATLLRLLTDWTPPDGLINGVMPVAAMAGIGYLTNYLAIKMLFEPYYQREFHLLKLLTGGLWQQGVLPANRANIGHKLAVEIPRRLLKPEQLSLQLSQALDDVLADPELLAQIRGSIERFLSQRRERLIASLLPQLAESLTEVLNRQLSDDGIRKFWADVIDRWLRNENNREMIARQIVAAIQRKSPQMTELVRETVEDGLRHYANRLSLGLTGNLAAKISYFVNWDRVETSIRAKLGEPATVELVKSELHTVSEQFKNQLLDQRSGYYLEELKSHIADFLSSYLTAELPKMIRQLLNSEELWEYLRAEVLPLAQRYIRRWLRREGREVVLQRLNFGKQIEYAVARQDIRDFQRMVDTLAANQLGAIHLLGFLLGLLFGLLMVLPNFCGQL; this comes from the coding sequence ATGGCCTCCCTCCCCGGCAGAATCGCCAGCCGGTGGCGGCACCTTTATCGGATTGCCGCCAACCCGGCGCTACCGCCGAAACGGCGTTTTTTTGCCGGCAGTGAGTTCTTCTGCCTGCCGTTCAGCCTGTTGGCGCTGGCGTTGCTGCCGGTGGCGACCTTGCTCCGGCTGTTGACCGATTGGACGCCGCCGGACGGGCTGATCAACGGCGTGATGCCGGTGGCGGCGATGGCCGGTATCGGTTATCTGACCAATTACCTGGCGATCAAAATGTTGTTCGAGCCCTATTACCAACGGGAGTTTCATCTGTTGAAACTGCTCACCGGCGGATTGTGGCAGCAGGGCGTATTGCCGGCCAACCGTGCCAATATCGGTCACAAGCTGGCCGTTGAAATTCCGCGCCGGCTGCTGAAACCGGAACAATTGTCGCTGCAGTTGAGCCAGGCGTTGGACGATGTGCTGGCGGACCCGGAACTGCTGGCGCAAATCCGCGGCAGCATCGAACGCTTTCTGTCGCAGCGCCGGGAGCGGCTGATCGCCTCGCTACTGCCGCAATTGGCCGAATCTCTGACCGAAGTGTTGAACCGGCAGCTCAGCGACGACGGAATTCGTAAATTCTGGGCGGATGTCATCGACCGTTGGCTGCGCAATGAAAACAACCGGGAAATGATCGCCCGGCAAATCGTCGCCGCCATCCAGCGCAAATCGCCGCAGATGACCGAACTGGTGCGTGAAACGGTCGAAGACGGATTGCGGCATTATGCCAACCGGCTTTCACTGGGCCTGACCGGCAATCTGGCGGCCAAAATCAGCTATTTCGTCAATTGGGACCGGGTGGAAACTTCCATCCGGGCCAAACTCGGCGAACCGGCGACGGTGGAGCTGGTCAAATCGGAACTGCACACCGTCTCCGAACAATTCAAGAATCAACTGCTCGACCAGCGTTCCGGTTACTATCTGGAGGAGTTGAAAAGTCATATCGCCGACTTTCTGAGCAGTTACCTGACGGCGGAATTACCGAAAATGATCCGGCAACTGCTCAATTCCGAAGAGCTCTGGGAATATCTGCGGGCAGAAGTGCTGCCGCTGGCCCAACGCTATATCCGCCGGTGGTTGCGCCGGGAAGGACGTGAAGTGGTGCTCCAGCGGTTGAATTTCGGCAAGCAGATCGAATACGCGGTCGCCCGGCAGGATATCCGCGATTTTCAGCGCATGGTTGATACGCTGGCCGCCAACCAGTTAGGAGCCATCCACCTGCTCGGTTTCCTGCTCGGTTTATTGTTCGGTCTGTTGATGGTTCTGCCGAATTTTTGCGGACAGTTATGA
- a CDS encoding ribonuclease R family protein encodes MKKEKKKRLQRLARRAADRREDRRSGQQLHGIIAISGSGFGFVKSESETAQPDIFIPPKMLGTAMDGDEVKIEILPEREKFKDTDPSHGPAGKVVAVLKRAHETLVGELIGSHTVRPMSRHIQEEIELTGGRHGAKRGDWVEIKLLHNAESKSGSRQATVVRNLGESGVIQFDLDAVCAEYDLVPPYTEAENAEALKLEPREMPREDLTGCFAVTIDPTDAKDYDDALGLLPGKSPDQLVVAVHIADVAAWIAPRDKFDKQAARRSFTAYLPGRTLPMLPRDLTARISLCADQESLAHTVLFTLERSSGKILGSRRCHSRIKVAKRLDYATVQLFADTGAAPADWDDAFKANLSELLKLGRLLRNNRKATEKFLELELPEIRILCDEKNNRILGLQRKVQQEADQLVEEFMLAANSAVAAELVTRSIPGLFRVHPEPDMEKVAEFSDTVAATFGVRPGDLTNRDACNAFLAKLPDDPRRPVILSMFLRSMSRAHYLAQPGLHFGLGKTLYSHFTSPIRRYPDLAVHQQLWNADLNQRLRSKATCEKLALDCSAKEENNDNAYYTASDRMKLRYLEMQLDKYGENFYHGVVAKILSGGMLVDIAELGIYGFVPMDSGDYFRTDDAWNRIHGRQSYRCGDYIYLALSQIDFTRGSAIFTPANRPAPER; translated from the coding sequence ATGAAGAAAGAAAAAAAGAAACGGCTGCAACGCCTCGCCAGGCGGGCGGCCGATCGACGCGAAGATCGCCGCAGCGGTCAACAACTGCACGGCATCATCGCAATTTCCGGCTCCGGATTCGGATTCGTCAAGTCGGAATCGGAAACGGCGCAGCCGGACATTTTCATTCCGCCGAAAATGCTCGGCACGGCAATGGACGGCGATGAGGTTAAAATCGAAATTCTGCCGGAACGGGAAAAATTCAAGGACACCGATCCCAGCCACGGTCCGGCCGGCAAAGTGGTCGCCGTGTTGAAACGCGCCCATGAAACGCTGGTCGGCGAATTGATCGGCAGCCATACGGTCCGACCAATGAGCCGCCATATCCAGGAAGAGATCGAATTGACCGGCGGCCGTCATGGCGCCAAGCGCGGCGATTGGGTAGAGATAAAATTATTGCACAATGCCGAATCCAAATCCGGTTCCCGCCAGGCCACCGTCGTCCGCAATCTCGGTGAAAGCGGCGTCATTCAATTCGACCTTGACGCGGTATGCGCCGAATACGACCTGGTCCCCCCTTACACCGAGGCGGAAAACGCCGAAGCGCTGAAGCTGGAGCCCCGGGAAATGCCGCGCGAAGATTTGACCGGCTGCTTTGCGGTCACCATCGATCCGACCGACGCGAAAGATTATGACGACGCCCTCGGCCTGCTGCCGGGCAAATCGCCGGACCAGCTTGTCGTCGCGGTGCATATCGCCGACGTCGCCGCCTGGATTGCGCCGCGCGACAAATTCGACAAACAGGCGGCCCGCCGTTCTTTCACTGCGTATCTGCCGGGCCGAACGCTGCCGATGTTGCCACGCGATTTGACCGCCCGGATCAGTTTGTGCGCCGACCAGGAGAGTCTGGCCCATACCGTGCTGTTCACGCTGGAGCGTTCCAGCGGCAAAATTCTCGGCAGCCGCCGCTGCCACAGCCGGATCAAAGTCGCCAAACGACTCGATTACGCAACGGTCCAGCTCTTCGCCGACACCGGCGCGGCCCCGGCGGACTGGGATGACGCTTTCAAAGCCAATTTGAGCGAATTGCTGAAACTCGGACGGTTGTTGCGCAACAACCGCAAAGCGACTGAAAAATTCCTGGAGCTGGAACTGCCGGAAATCCGGATATTGTGCGATGAAAAAAACAACCGGATCCTCGGATTGCAGCGCAAAGTTCAGCAGGAGGCCGACCAGTTGGTCGAAGAATTCATGCTGGCCGCCAACAGCGCCGTCGCTGCCGAATTGGTCACCCGATCCATCCCCGGCTTGTTCCGGGTGCATCCGGAGCCGGACATGGAAAAAGTGGCGGAATTCAGCGATACGGTCGCCGCCACCTTCGGAGTCCGGCCCGGGGATCTGACCAACCGGGACGCCTGCAACGCGTTTCTGGCCAAACTGCCGGACGACCCGCGCCGGCCGGTGATTTTAAGCATGTTCCTCCGCTCGATGAGCCGGGCGCATTACCTGGCGCAGCCGGGGTTGCATTTCGGCCTGGGCAAGACGCTCTACAGCCACTTCACCAGTCCGATCCGGCGTTATCCGGACCTGGCCGTCCATCAGCAGTTGTGGAATGCCGACCTCAATCAGCGTTTGCGTTCCAAAGCCACCTGTGAAAAGCTCGCGCTGGACTGCTCGGCCAAGGAAGAGAACAACGACAACGCCTATTACACTGCCAGCGACCGGATGAAATTGCGTTATCTGGAAATGCAGTTGGACAAATACGGTGAAAACTTCTATCACGGCGTCGTCGCCAAAATTCTCTCCGGCGGCATGCTGGTCGATATTGCCGAACTCGGCATTTACGGATTCGTCCCGATGGATTCCGGCGACTATTTCCGCACCGACGACGCGTGGAACCGCATTCACGGCCGCCAGAGTTACCGTTGCGGCGATTATATCTATCTGGCGCTGTCGCAAATCGATTTCACCCGCGGTTCGGCGATTTTCACGCCGGCCAACCGGCCGGCGCCGGAGCGCTGA
- the panB gene encoding 3-methyl-2-oxobutanoate hydroxymethyltransferase, translated as MKKKTVGSFRKMKENREKIVMMTTYDAPTAALAAASGVDILLVGDSLAMTVLGFQNTLALTLEESLHHAKSVRRGAPEAFVIGDMPFLTFQTGERDSLLNAGRYLQEAGCNAVKLEGGAETAAIVARMVDCGIPVVGHIGLMPQRLLTSGGYHVVGRNEEAAERVMADAKALEAAGAFMVVLECVPAALATEVTAALKIPTIGIGAGVGTDGQVQVVHDLLGLFGDFLPRHAKRYVNLGEQMSTAFKQYVQEVKNGTFPGPENSF; from the coding sequence ATGAAGAAGAAGACTGTCGGCAGTTTTCGCAAGATGAAGGAAAATCGGGAAAAGATCGTCATGATGACAACCTATGACGCGCCGACCGCGGCGTTGGCGGCCGCCAGCGGCGTCGATATCCTGCTGGTCGGCGATTCACTGGCGATGACGGTGTTGGGATTCCAGAACACACTGGCATTGACGCTGGAAGAGTCGCTGCATCACGCCAAGTCGGTGCGGCGGGGCGCGCCGGAGGCGTTCGTCATCGGCGACATGCCGTTTCTGACGTTTCAGACCGGTGAACGCGATTCACTGCTCAATGCCGGCCGTTATCTGCAGGAGGCCGGCTGCAATGCGGTAAAGCTGGAGGGTGGGGCTGAAACCGCCGCCATCGTTGCCCGCATGGTCGATTGCGGGATTCCGGTGGTCGGCCATATCGGCTTGATGCCGCAACGGTTGCTGACTTCCGGTGGTTATCATGTCGTCGGCCGCAACGAAGAGGCGGCCGAACGGGTGATGGCCGACGCGAAAGCGCTGGAGGCGGCCGGCGCTTTCATGGTCGTCCTGGAGTGTGTGCCGGCAGCGCTGGCGACCGAAGTGACTGCCGCGCTGAAGATTCCGACCATTGGAATCGGCGCCGGGGTTGGCACCGACGGACAGGTGCAGGTGGTCCACGATTTGCTGGGATTGTTCGGCGATTTTCTGCCGCGCCATGCCAAGCGTTATGTCAATTTGGGAGAGCAGATGTCGACAGCATTCAAGCAGTACGTACAAGAGGTGAAAAACGGGACGTTTCCCGGACCGGAAAATTCGTTCTGA
- a CDS encoding tetratricopeptide repeat protein: protein MDNLMMKRTILSVMVCMTLCSCSIYDEIKSSKLQGQDKIDYMTNRIKEHPNEYTYYFDRGVGYSLMDKYDLAIDDYTKTITLLPRYYKAYYNRGIMYSMLNQIDLAIADFKKVIEFRPDFFLAYNELGRVYLENGKYEESRDILEKALKDPQKSVREETLLFLSACYSKLNQNHKTNSMLRELVTDYPDFYMGLNNYVSFLLECDDKKFQNHELALQIAKKSAQKFNNASSYYMLSQAYYMNHDLSNAITSVKTALDLYNDSDIGTTIFDGGNQNLYQAIIDDIAKYKSEEKLQKCE, encoded by the coding sequence ATGGATAATTTAATGATGAAAAGAACAATATTAAGCGTCATGGTGTGCATGACATTATGTAGTTGTAGTATATATGATGAAATCAAAAGTTCTAAGCTACAAGGGCAAGATAAAATAGATTATATGACAAATAGGATTAAGGAGCATCCAAACGAATATACTTATTATTTTGATCGTGGTGTAGGATATAGTTTAATGGATAAATATGATCTGGCGATTGATGATTATACTAAAACTATTACATTATTGCCTCGATACTACAAGGCATATTATAATAGAGGAATCATGTATAGTATGTTAAATCAGATTGATTTAGCAATAGCCGATTTTAAAAAAGTTATTGAATTTAGACCTGATTTTTTTCTAGCATATAATGAGTTGGGGCGTGTTTATCTTGAAAATGGAAAATATGAAGAATCTCGTGATATACTTGAAAAAGCATTAAAAGATCCTCAAAAATCAGTGAGAGAAGAAACATTGCTTTTTCTTTCTGCTTGTTATAGTAAATTGAATCAAAATCATAAAACCAATAGTATGTTAAGAGAGTTAGTTACAGATTACCCTGATTTTTATATGGGTTTAAATAATTATGTTAGTTTTTTACTTGAATGTGATGATAAAAAATTCCAGAATCATGAATTAGCTTTGCAAATTGCCAAGAAGAGCGCCCAAAAATTTAATAATGCGAGTTCCTACTATATGCTATCGCAAGCATATTATATGAACCATGATTTAAGTAATGCAATTACTTCCGTCAAAACCGCTCTTGATTTATATAATGATTCTGATATTGGTACTACAATTTTTGATGGAGGAAATCAAAATTTATATCAAGCTATTATTGATGATATTGCAAAATATAAATCGGAAGAAAAACTTCAAAAGTGTGAGTGA
- a CDS encoding HEAT repeat domain-containing protein, protein MNQPDCSNASKLPLLQACGEAGDKRALPQARELMKTSKDIMLRASAIAAVGYLGDATDIPCLENLSKQTDPRVQKPAQAALEKLQHKK, encoded by the coding sequence TTGAATCAGCCGGATTGTTCCAATGCTTCCAAATTACCCTTGCTGCAAGCCTGCGGAGAAGCCGGAGACAAACGTGCCTTGCCGCAGGCCCGGGAGCTGATGAAAACCAGCAAAGACATTATGCTCCGAGCGTCAGCCATCGCCGCCGTCGGTTATTTGGGTGACGCCACGGACATTCCCTGTCTCGAAAACCTGAGTAAGCAAACTGATCCCCGCGTGCAAAAGCCGGCCCAAGCCGCTTTGGAGAAACTGCAGCATAAAAAATGA
- a CDS encoding transposase, translating into MKAEAAYNETYEKAKLFTEFRYAAGTWKYPRRVIAKAEFNRFAPNNRFIVTNLDDDGQYLYEKVYCARGEMENRI; encoded by the coding sequence ATCAAAGCAGAAGCAGCTTATAATGAAACATATGAAAAAGCAAAACTGTTTACTGAATTCAGGTACGCAGCAGGAACCTGGAAATATCCTCGCCGGGTCATTGCCAAAGCGGAATTCAACAGATTCGCCCCCAATAATCGATTCATCGTCACCAATCTTGACGATGATGGACAATATCTTTATGAAAAAGTCTATTGCGCCCGCGGAGAGATGGAAAACCGGATCTAG
- a CDS encoding transposase, translating into MTGHSPPPSTLCRFENGVGRQACIDLSRLFVEFFIESFSAPPRELILDFDATDDLTCGMQENRFFHGYYDHYCFLPLYVFCRDQLLTAYLRPSKIDGAKHSRAILSLLVERFRQEWPVVRIIFRDDSGFCRREMLNWCDRNNVKYIVGLAKNSRLLKLSEEL; encoded by the coding sequence GTGACCGGTCACTCGCCACCCCCGAGCACTTTATGTCGATTCGAAAACGGGGTGGGACGTCAGGCCTGCATCGACTTGAGTCGGTTATTTGTCGAATTCTTCATAGAGAGCTTTTCAGCGCCGCCTCGTGAATTGATTCTTGATTTCGATGCCACCGATGATCTCACCTGCGGGATGCAGGAAAATCGCTTTTTTCACGGTTATTATGATCACTATTGTTTTCTTCCGCTGTATGTTTTCTGCCGGGATCAATTGCTTACGGCTTACTTGCGCCCGTCAAAAATAGATGGAGCAAAACATTCCCGGGCAATTCTCTCGCTATTGGTAGAACGCTTCCGTCAGGAGTGGCCTGTAGTCAGAATTATTTTTCGGGACGACAGCGGATTCTGCCGCCGGGAGATGTTGAACTGGTGTGATAGAAATAATGTCAAATACATTGTCGGACTGGCAAAAAATTCACGTCTTTTGAAGCTTTCAGAGGAACTTTAA
- a CDS encoding ABC transporter ATP-binding protein, whose translation MIELENVTFGYAGRPVLNKLSTRFEPGRFYGIFGPNGSGKSTLLKLITGELTPNSGRLAPTYVTASERARTLAVVEQEIPARIPLSVREVVALGRYPWRKSTGNTAVVEDAIRRLQLTELSSQPYSNLSGGERQRVMLARAVAQATPFLLLDEPASSLDIGFQRAFYRLLRQFAREGKCVLMVSHDLFIAPRYLDAALLLHQGRLIAAGTPGEVLAAERLTTVFDCTR comes from the coding sequence ATGATTGAATTGGAAAACGTCACCTTTGGCTATGCCGGCCGACCGGTGCTGAACAAATTGTCCACCCGTTTCGAACCGGGACGTTTTTACGGGATCTTCGGCCCGAACGGCAGCGGCAAAAGTACGCTGCTGAAACTCATTACCGGTGAGTTGACGCCCAATTCCGGCCGGCTCGCGCCGACCTACGTGACAGCTTCAGAGCGGGCCAGAACCCTGGCAGTTGTCGAACAGGAGATTCCGGCCCGCATACCGCTCTCCGTCCGGGAAGTGGTGGCGTTGGGCCGTTATCCGTGGCGGAAAAGTACCGGCAACACGGCCGTTGTGGAAGATGCTATCCGCCGGCTCCAGCTGACGGAATTGTCCTCCCAGCCGTACAGTAACCTGAGCGGCGGAGAACGGCAACGGGTAATGCTGGCCCGGGCCGTCGCCCAGGCAACGCCGTTCCTGCTGCTGGACGAACCGGCCAGCTCGCTGGACATCGGTTTTCAGCGTGCTTTTTACCGGTTGCTGCGCCAGTTTGCCCGCGAAGGCAAATGCGTCCTCATGGTCTCCCACGATCTGTTCATCGCACCGCGCTATCTCGACGCCGCATTGCTTCTGCATCAGGGGCGGCTCATTGCCGCCGGTACACCCGGCGAAGTTCTCGCCGCCGAACGCCTGACAACCGTATTCGACTGTACGAGGTAA
- a CDS encoding iron ABC transporter permease has translation MKYLLAALPVLLLFSWGMGAGNCDWCDLWLLLTGGEPAGTARTILLNIRLPRLLAALLAGGMLAAAGAAAQNLFRNDLASPHVLGVVNAAALGAVLGLFLSPWLMTPLGILFGILSLLLLFLPGKYRHWDGATLILAGIAVNAFCAALTSGALYLADERLSSLVFWLLGGFWRIGWRDILLLAPIAAAGWTVLLRLAPELDMLLLGDRAAELAGVPLKTVKPLLMLTIAVLTAVAVGCCGVIGFVGLAVPHIVRIFSGAGFRTLLPGVILTGGLLLLLADLAARTVAAPHEIPVGILTALGGGPFFFYLLLRHGRMPHD, from the coding sequence ATGAAATATCTGCTGGCGGCGCTTCCGGTTCTGTTGTTGTTTTCCTGGGGAATGGGAGCCGGCAATTGTGATTGGTGCGATCTCTGGCTGCTCCTGACCGGCGGCGAACCAGCCGGAACCGCCAGGACTATTCTGCTGAATATCCGGTTGCCGCGCCTGCTCGCCGCCCTTCTGGCCGGCGGTATGTTGGCTGCCGCCGGAGCGGCGGCGCAGAATCTTTTTCGCAATGACCTCGCTTCTCCGCATGTACTCGGCGTGGTCAATGCGGCGGCACTCGGCGCAGTGCTCGGTTTGTTCCTTTCTCCGTGGCTGATGACGCCGCTGGGAATCCTGTTCGGTATTCTCTCTTTGCTGCTGCTGTTTCTTCCCGGCAAATATCGTCACTGGGACGGAGCGACGCTGATCCTGGCCGGTATCGCGGTCAATGCCTTCTGCGCCGCATTGACTTCCGGTGCACTCTATCTGGCCGACGAACGGTTGTCGTCGCTGGTATTCTGGCTGCTCGGCGGCTTCTGGCGAATCGGCTGGCGGGATATTCTGCTGCTGGCGCCGATCGCCGCGGCCGGCTGGACTGTTCTCCTGCGATTGGCTCCGGAGCTGGACATGCTGTTGCTCGGCGATCGGGCGGCGGAACTGGCCGGCGTGCCGTTGAAAACCGTCAAACCGCTGCTTATGTTGACCATCGCCGTACTGACCGCCGTTGCCGTCGGCTGTTGCGGCGTCATCGGTTTCGTCGGATTGGCCGTCCCGCACATCGTCCGGATTTTCAGTGGAGCCGGATTCAGAACACTGCTGCCCGGCGTGATTCTAACCGGCGGTCTCTTGCTGCTGCTCGCCGATCTGGCAGCCCGCACCGTCGCCGCACCGCATGAAATTCCGGTCGGGATACTGACCGCGCTCGGCGGCGGCCCGTTCTTCTTTTACCTCTTGCTCCGCCACGGGAGAATGCCTCATGATTGA
- a CDS encoding radical SAM protein: MSFYRITWNEKYDFATLHNWGCTFHCPFCSYKLRSGAAGRPGFAEPKPAQFLTIAAQRETLRTLRPAKVYFMGGEPTIAPEIDAMLRFAKQELGATTRLGHTNGSRLPIPWLDGANVGFKAWSATLHRRLTGRPKTLIYDNFSRAFDAGLQMSANLVFIPELVGLGELEGLARYLAKLDPSIPFHIMGYIPVPGQPWRRPSEVEMVEARQLAGSYLSQVASSHLTGAEALDLTTRDDRFDVRIVAGV, translated from the coding sequence ATGTCTTTTTATCGGATCACCTGGAACGAAAAATACGATTTCGCCACCCTGCACAACTGGGGCTGTACCTTTCACTGCCCGTTCTGCAGCTATAAGCTCCGCAGCGGCGCCGCCGGACGGCCCGGTTTTGCCGAACCGAAACCGGCACAATTTCTGACCATCGCCGCCCAGCGGGAAACGTTGCGTACCCTCCGGCCCGCCAAAGTTTATTTCATGGGCGGCGAACCGACCATCGCCCCGGAAATCGACGCGATGCTCCGGTTCGCCAAACAGGAACTCGGCGCAACGACCAGGCTCGGCCACACCAACGGAAGCCGCCTACCGATTCCCTGGCTCGACGGCGCCAATGTCGGCTTCAAAGCCTGGAGCGCAACGCTTCACCGGCGGCTCACCGGACGGCCGAAGACCTTGATTTACGACAATTTTTCCCGCGCTTTTGACGCCGGACTGCAGATGAGCGCCAACCTGGTTTTTATTCCCGAACTGGTCGGCCTGGGGGAATTGGAAGGCCTGGCCCGCTACCTGGCGAAACTCGATCCGTCCATCCCGTTTCATATCATGGGCTATATTCCGGTGCCGGGCCAGCCGTGGCGGCGCCCTTCCGAAGTGGAAATGGTTGAAGCCAGGCAACTGGCCGGCAGTTATCTGTCGCAGGTCGCCAGTTCCCATCTGACCGGCGCCGAAGCGCTGGACCTGACCACACGCGATGACCGGTTCGACGTCCGGATCGTCGCCGGAGTCTGA
- a CDS encoding ABC transporter substrate-binding protein, which translates to MIKAIPSPAPASKGGSPTTAGEAVSLAAPIAPKRKCCPPDCGKHFLTKRHKRWPVLLLLVLLFGCAPEQSKRPPNRILSLSAAATAVLTRLDLPPAAIDEYGLIAADAPPPPVIGKGAAISLEKITELEIDCVILWYYQEEAAARFRSAGLRVEVLPILRLNQYPDFLRQLGELTGQTAQAQALASTFRRELSQIAAEAGNAGIPVYFELYSPGKAAGEESYIGDLLRAAGGRSIFARTGLASAEKIIENAPEIIFYPEGFGNPAEIAARPGFASIPAVRHRRIYPVPRRLITEGIAPLEAVEYLQAQMR; encoded by the coding sequence ATGATTAAAGCGATCCCTTCTCCAGCGCCCGCATCAAAAGGCGGCAGCCCGACAACGGCCGGCGAAGCGGTTTCACTGGCCGCTCCGATTGCACCGAAGCGGAAATGTTGTCCTCCTGACTGCGGGAAACACTTCCTGACGAAACGGCATAAGCGCTGGCCGGTTCTGCTGTTGCTGGTCCTGCTGTTCGGCTGTGCGCCGGAACAATCCAAGCGGCCCCCCAACCGCATCCTTTCGCTCTCGGCCGCCGCCACCGCCGTCCTGACCCGGCTTGATCTTCCGCCGGCCGCCATTGATGAATACGGACTCATCGCCGCCGATGCGCCTCCGCCGCCGGTAATCGGCAAGGGTGCCGCCATCTCGCTGGAAAAAATTACCGAACTTGAAATCGACTGTGTCATTCTCTGGTATTATCAGGAAGAGGCTGCCGCCCGTTTCCGTTCCGCCGGACTTCGGGTGGAGGTGCTGCCAATTCTGCGCCTGAATCAATACCCGGATTTCCTGCGGCAATTGGGGGAATTGACCGGCCAAACGGCCCAGGCCCAGGCTCTTGCCAGCACCTTCCGCCGGGAGCTGTCGCAAATCGCCGCCGAAGCGGGAAACGCCGGCATTCCGGTCTATTTCGAACTCTATTCACCCGGCAAAGCGGCCGGCGAAGAGAGTTATATCGGCGACCTGCTCCGTGCTGCCGGCGGCCGCAGCATCTTCGCCCGGACCGGCCTGGCCAGCGCCGAAAAAATCATTGAAAACGCCCCGGAAATCATCTTTTATCCGGAAGGGTTCGGCAATCCGGCAGAGATCGCCGCCCGGCCCGGTTTCGCGTCGATTCCGGCGGTACGGCACCGCCGGATTTACCCGGTGCCGCGCCGGCTGATCACCGAAGGAATCGCGCCGCTGGAAGCCGTCGAATATCTGCAAGCCCAAATGAGGTAA
- a CDS encoding type II secretion system protein: protein MKPTFTLVELLVVIAVIAILASLLLPALQTARSKAVTIHCLGNLKQQGMAYFSYTADWNFTPPVSKSGVRWVDLLVPYLTAKSEQSAGNVFVCAADSRPEDRKVVYGSSDVNKLSYGINQCYSKGYENQNAYKLWYGINAGLIATPSEFVTVADAGAYYIGTTIASPLFGDVGGETGVADGFCKNLSFRHPGAAHNFNAAFADGHVSTLKFESAPYRYWDCRNAWDGTFDD from the coding sequence ATGAAACCTACTTTTACCCTGGTGGAACTGCTCGTCGTCATCGCAGTCATCGCCATCCTCGCCAGTTTACTGCTGCCGGCGCTGCAGACGGCCAGAAGCAAAGCCGTCACCATTCACTGCCTCGGCAATTTGAAGCAGCAGGGAATGGCCTATTTCAGCTATACCGCCGATTGGAACTTCACGCCGCCGGTCAGCAAATCCGGGGTCCGCTGGGTGGATCTGCTGGTGCCCTATCTGACCGCCAAAAGCGAACAGAGCGCCGGAAATGTTTTTGTCTGTGCCGCCGACAGCCGTCCCGAGGACCGCAAAGTTGTCTACGGCAGCAGCGATGTCAATAAATTGAGTTATGGAATCAATCAATGTTATTCCAAAGGCTATGAAAATCAAAACGCTTATAAACTCTGGTACGGCATCAATGCCGGACTGATCGCCACCCCTTCGGAATTCGTCACCGTCGCCGATGCCGGCGCCTATTACATCGGTACGACGATCGCATCCCCGCTCTTCGGCGATGTCGGCGGCGAAACCGGCGTGGCCGACGGCTTCTGCAAAAATTTGTCGTTCCGCCACCCCGGCGCCGCACACAATTTCAACGCCGCCTTTGCCGACGGTCACGTTTCAACCTTGAAATTCGAATCGGCGCCATATCGATACTGGGATTGTCGGAATGCCTGGGACGGTACATTTGATGATTAA